From Rhizobium sp. NZLR1, a single genomic window includes:
- a CDS encoding GrpB family protein, with amino-acid sequence MRAIKVVDYDPSWPLLFAQISSEVSILLSDSVLSIDHIGSTSVPGLAAKPKIDLDIVVISNAVLPTAIEAVRSADFVFHGDAGENRWAFTRDHDGYGFRLCVCGPDHRGHQERILFRDYLVDHPERAAAYADLKRRLAAEADGNWDFYTGGKTEFVSETVRLAVSRM; translated from the coding sequence ATGCGCGCCATCAAAGTGGTCGACTACGATCCCTCCTGGCCGCTGCTGTTTGCCCAAATCAGCAGTGAAGTCTCTATTTTGCTCAGTGATTCCGTGCTGTCCATCGATCATATCGGCAGTACGTCTGTGCCTGGTCTGGCGGCCAAGCCGAAGATCGACCTCGATATCGTCGTGATCTCAAACGCCGTTCTGCCGACGGCGATCGAAGCGGTGCGCTCTGCCGATTTCGTCTTCCACGGCGACGCTGGAGAGAACCGGTGGGCCTTCACCCGAGATCATGACGGCTACGGGTTCAGGCTCTGTGTCTGCGGACCCGATCATCGCGGACACCAGGAGCGCATCCTGTTTCGCGACTATCTCGTGGATCACCCTGAGAGAGCTGCAGCCTATGCCGACCTGAAACGTCGGCTGGCTGCGGAGGCAGACGGAAATTGGGACTTTTATACCGGCGGAAAGACCGAGTTCGTCAGCGAGACGGTGCGGTTGGCAGTCTCAAGAATGTGA
- a CDS encoding DNA translocase FtsK, producing the protein MRFPRTNLTDAGDFSSEIETELPEINPGEKPAAPIWQSNFSLAPNVRFTRTPETLISKRRAPNELVRDDSQIGQQAIRIEPVAVDVPFDAYLPEPYELSAAPHVIELQPSPLPEGPAAPAFRASAELSSISDFAFWEVMAFEEGEPVRAPALISFPKVETAPESITSLFRIMEWRPGRPAPAPVASRPVQPPAAVSAKLAVRPPAAISLERLRRIPVEAPVVPSPQAAPAPQIAPAPQVALAPEAAPTPRSTPPVAAVLPSPRRVTRPEKIDASGYEFPPRALLQEPPERLGEIMSQETLEQNAGLLESVLEDFGIKGEIIHVRPGPVVTLYEFEPAPGVKSSRVIGLADDIARSMSALSARVAVVPGRNVIGIELPNVTRETVYFREMIESQDFEKSGYKLALGLGKTIGGEPVIAELAKMPHLLVAGTTGSGKSVAINTMILSLLYRLTPEQCRLIMVDPKMLELSVYDGIPHLLTPVVTDPKKAVMAMKWAVREMEERYRKMSRLGVRNIDGYNERVAQARDKGETIHVMVQVGFDKGTGVPIEESQALDLTPMPYIVVIVDEMADLMMVAGKEIEGAIQRLAQMARAAGIHLIMATQRPSVDVITGTIKANFPTRISFQVTSKIDSRTILGEQGAEQLLGQGDMLHMQGGGRISRVHGPFVSDVEVEKVVAHLKTQGRPEYLDTVTADEEEETEEEEAGAVFDKSAMASEDGNELYEQAVKVVLRDKKCSTSYIQRRLGIGYNRAASLVERMEKEGLVGPANHVGKREIVSGRGDGD; encoded by the coding sequence ATGCGTTTTCCCAGAACCAATTTGACGGACGCCGGGGACTTTTCCAGCGAGATTGAAACCGAGCTTCCGGAGATAAATCCCGGAGAAAAGCCGGCGGCACCGATCTGGCAGAGCAATTTTTCTCTCGCGCCGAATGTCCGTTTCACCCGCACGCCGGAAACGCTGATCAGCAAGCGGCGGGCGCCGAATGAGCTTGTTCGGGATGATTCGCAGATTGGACAGCAGGCGATACGCATCGAGCCGGTCGCCGTCGACGTGCCGTTCGATGCCTATCTGCCGGAGCCCTACGAACTTTCCGCAGCACCGCACGTGATCGAACTGCAACCGTCACCCTTGCCCGAAGGGCCCGCCGCGCCTGCCTTCCGCGCCAGTGCCGAGCTTTCTTCCATTTCGGATTTCGCCTTCTGGGAAGTCATGGCCTTCGAAGAAGGTGAGCCGGTTCGCGCGCCTGCCTTGATCTCGTTCCCGAAGGTCGAGACTGCGCCCGAATCGATCACGTCGCTGTTCCGCATCATGGAATGGCGCCCCGGCCGGCCGGCCCCCGCGCCCGTCGCCTCCCGCCCGGTTCAGCCGCCCGCCGCGGTCTCCGCAAAGCTCGCCGTCCGCCCTCCGGCCGCAATATCCCTGGAACGGCTCCGGCGCATTCCTGTCGAGGCACCGGTCGTACCTTCCCCCCAGGCTGCGCCAGCCCCTCAGATTGCGCCAGCTCCTCAAGTCGCGTTGGCGCCTGAGGCTGCGCCGACACCCCGTTCTACGCCGCCCGTCGCCGCGGTCCTGCCCTCGCCGCGTCGTGTGACAAGACCCGAAAAGATCGACGCATCCGGCTATGAGTTTCCGCCGCGTGCCCTCCTGCAGGAACCGCCGGAACGCCTCGGCGAGATCATGTCGCAGGAGACGCTGGAGCAGAATGCCGGGCTTCTGGAAAGTGTACTCGAGGACTTCGGCATCAAGGGTGAAATCATCCATGTCCGCCCCGGCCCAGTCGTCACGCTTTATGAATTCGAGCCGGCGCCGGGCGTGAAATCGTCGCGCGTCATCGGTCTTGCCGACGATATCGCCCGCTCGATGTCGGCGCTCTCGGCCCGTGTCGCCGTCGTCCCCGGCCGCAACGTCATCGGCATCGAATTGCCGAACGTCACTCGTGAAACCGTCTATTTCCGCGAGATGATCGAAAGCCAGGATTTCGAGAAGAGCGGCTACAAGCTGGCGCTCGGTCTCGGCAAGACCATCGGCGGCGAGCCGGTTATTGCCGAACTCGCCAAGATGCCGCATTTGCTCGTCGCCGGCACTACCGGCTCCGGCAAGTCGGTCGCCATCAACACGATGATCCTGTCGCTGCTCTACCGCCTGACGCCGGAACAGTGCCGGCTGATCATGGTCGACCCGAAGATGCTCGAACTTTCCGTCTATGACGGCATCCCGCATCTTCTGACGCCTGTCGTCACCGATCCGAAGAAGGCGGTGATGGCGATGAAATGGGCCGTGCGCGAAATGGAGGAGCGTTATCGCAAGATGTCGCGCCTCGGCGTCCGCAATATCGACGGATATAACGAGCGCGTGGCGCAGGCCCGCGACAAGGGCGAGACGATCCATGTCATGGTCCAGGTCGGCTTCGACAAGGGCACCGGCGTCCCGATCGAGGAAAGCCAGGCGCTCGACCTGACGCCGATGCCCTATATCGTCGTCATCGTCGATGAAATGGCCGACCTGATGATGGTCGCCGGCAAGGAGATCGAAGGTGCGATCCAGCGCCTCGCCCAGATGGCCCGCGCCGCCGGCATCCATCTGATCATGGCGACGCAGCGCCCATCGGTCGACGTCATCACCGGTACGATCAAGGCGAACTTCCCGACCCGCATCTCCTTCCAGGTGACCTCGAAAATCGACAGCCGCACCATCCTCGGTGAACAGGGCGCCGAGCAGCTCCTCGGCCAGGGCGACATGCTGCATATGCAGGGCGGCGGCCGGATTTCCCGCGTCCACGGTCCCTTCGTCTCTGACGTCGAGGTTGAAAAGGTCGTTGCCCATCTGAAAACCCAGGGCCGCCCCGAATATCTCGACACCGTCACCGCCGACGAAGAGGAAGAAACGGAAGAGGAAGAAGCCGGCGCCGTCTTCGACAAGAGCGCCATGGCCTCCGAGGATGGCAACGAGCTATACGAACAGGCGGTGAAGGTCGTCCTGCGCGACAAGAAGTGCTCGACCTCCTACATCCAGCGCCGCCTCGGCATCGGCTATAACAGAGCCGCCTCATTGGTGGAGCGCATGGAGAAGGAAGGTCTGGTCGGCCCGGCCAACCATGTCGGCAAGCGCGAGATCGTTTCCGGGCGGGGTGACGGCGACTAA
- a CDS encoding DUF1045 domain-containing protein, which yields MRYALYFSPPKDDPLTGEASLWLGRDAFTGETYSASEHERLGAAEQFELTADPRRYGFHATIKAPFSLAASVTEKDLMAVAEDFAARTEAFEIPELVLGQLGRFFALVPGSLHQPLQDFAAKVVRSFEPFRATLSEADMARRNPEKLSDSQRTHLQRWGYPYVMEDFGFHMTLTGQVPETRAAVMKAILTERFADFTGRPLTISGLAVFTEETRGAPFKVHSWLPLAGAKS from the coding sequence TTGCGCTATGCTCTCTATTTCTCGCCGCCGAAGGACGATCCCCTGACCGGCGAGGCGTCGCTCTGGCTCGGCCGCGATGCGTTCACCGGCGAGACCTATTCTGCGTCAGAACATGAGAGACTGGGTGCGGCGGAGCAGTTCGAGCTGACCGCGGATCCTCGCCGCTACGGCTTTCACGCGACGATCAAGGCACCGTTTTCGCTCGCCGCCTCGGTCACCGAGAAGGATCTCATGGCCGTTGCCGAGGATTTTGCCGCGCGCACTGAAGCTTTCGAGATTCCTGAACTCGTGCTGGGCCAGCTCGGTCGTTTTTTTGCCCTCGTTCCCGGTTCTCTTCATCAACCTCTTCAGGATTTCGCCGCGAAGGTGGTAAGGTCCTTCGAACCGTTCCGCGCAACGCTTTCCGAGGCCGATATGGCGCGGCGCAACCCGGAGAAGCTCAGCGACAGCCAGCGCACCCATCTGCAGCGCTGGGGTTATCCTTATGTGATGGAGGATTTCGGCTTCCACATGACACTCACCGGCCAGGTGCCCGAGACACGCGCCGCAGTGATGAAAGCGATCCTGACCGAGCGTTTTGCCGATTTCACCGGTCGGCCGCTTACGATTTCGGGCCTTGCCGTCTTCACCGAAGAAACGCGCGGCGCCCCGTTTAAAGTTCATTCCTGGCTGCCGCTTGCCGGCGCCAAAAGCTGA
- a CDS encoding alpha-D-ribose 1-methylphosphonate 5-triphosphate diphosphatase — MSKETVFSNARIVLEDDILSGSILIRDGKIADISEGNSVAGEDFEGDYVIPGLVELHTDHLEGHYQPRPGIRWNKTAAIQAHDAQIVTSGITTVFDCLRMGADEDGGFEHGEMREMADAIQSAEKEGRLRAEHLIHLRCEVSADNVLEHFADFENDRHVRLVSLMDHAPGQRQFQTMDQYIFYYQKKRGLSDEVFARFVAKRQAESARNSTPHRNAIAKVCAERGITVASHDDATLSHVGEAIDNGVRLAEFPTSFDAARASHGHGMSVLMGAPNIVRGKSHSGNIAARDLAEMGVLDVLSSDYVPLSLLHAPFILADEVESITLPKAIAMVTSTPARTVSLDDRGRIATGLRADLVRVHRSHGVPVTRSVWRQGRRVA, encoded by the coding sequence ATGAGCAAAGAGACCGTGTTTTCCAACGCCCGCATCGTTCTTGAGGATGACATCCTCTCCGGATCGATTCTCATTCGCGACGGCAAGATCGCCGACATTTCCGAAGGCAACTCGGTAGCCGGCGAAGATTTCGAGGGCGACTACGTCATTCCCGGCCTCGTCGAGCTGCATACCGATCATCTTGAAGGCCATTATCAGCCGCGTCCCGGCATTCGCTGGAACAAGACCGCCGCAATCCAGGCGCATGATGCCCAGATCGTCACTTCAGGCATCACCACGGTGTTCGACTGCCTGCGCATGGGCGCGGACGAGGACGGCGGCTTCGAACATGGCGAGATGCGCGAGATGGCCGACGCCATCCAGTCGGCGGAGAAGGAAGGCCGGCTGCGCGCCGAGCACCTGATCCACCTGCGCTGCGAGGTCTCGGCCGACAATGTGCTCGAACATTTCGCCGATTTCGAAAACGATCGGCATGTGCGGCTGGTCTCGCTGATGGATCATGCGCCCGGCCAGCGTCAATTCCAGACGATGGATCAATATATCTTCTACTATCAGAAGAAGCGCGGCCTGAGCGACGAGGTCTTCGCGCGTTTCGTCGCCAAGCGCCAGGCGGAATCGGCGCGCAACTCGACGCCGCATCGCAACGCCATCGCCAAGGTCTGCGCCGAACGCGGCATCACCGTGGCAAGCCACGACGACGCGACGCTCTCCCATGTCGGCGAGGCGATCGACAACGGCGTGCGGCTTGCCGAATTCCCGACCAGCTTCGACGCAGCCCGCGCCTCGCACGGTCACGGCATGAGCGTGCTGATGGGCGCGCCGAACATCGTGCGCGGCAAATCCCATTCCGGCAATATCGCTGCCCGCGACCTTGCCGAGATGGGCGTGCTCGACGTGCTTTCCTCCGATTACGTGCCGCTCAGCCTGCTGCATGCACCCTTCATCCTCGCCGATGAAGTCGAGAGCATTACCCTGCCGAAGGCGATCGCCATGGTGACGTCGACGCCCGCCCGCACCGTCAGCCTCGACGATCGCGGCCGGATCGCCACCGGACTGCGCGCCGATCTCGTCCGCGTCCACCGTTCGCATGGCGTGCCGGTGACACGCTCCGTCTGGCGCCAGGGACGCCGTGTCGCATGA
- the polA gene encoding DNA polymerase I: protein MKKGDHLFLIDGSGFIFRAFHALPPLTRKTDGLPIGAVSGFCNMLWKLLRDARNTDVGVTPTHLAVIFDYSAKTFRKDLYDAYKANRSAPPEELIPQFGLIRQATRAFNLPCIETEGFEADDIIATYARQAEASGADVTIVSSDKDLMQLVSPNVHMYDSMKDKQIGIPDVIEKWGVPPEKMIDLQAMTGDSVDNVPGIPGIGPKTAAQLLEEYGDLDTLLERATEIKQVKRRETILANIDMARLSRDLVRLRTDVPLDLDLDALVLEPQNGPKLIGFLKTMEFTTLTRRVAEVCDCDANAIEPAIVNVEWGKAAHGPDLDAAEPAPVAGGIPEVSGESVPVPARAKAKTAVEGAFSPADLAKARADAFATLPFDHSAYVTIRDLATLDRWIADARDTGLVAFDTETTSLDAMQAELVGFSLAIADNVADPTGTKIRAAYVPLTHKNGVGDLLGGGLVENQVAMRDALPRLKALLEDGAVLKVAQNLKYDYLLLKRYGIETRSFDDTMLISYVLDAGTGAHGMDPLSEKFLGHTPIPYKDVAGSGKANVTFDLVDIDRATHYAAEDADVTLRLWLVLKPRLAAAGLTSVYERLERPLLPVLARMEARGITVDRQILSRLSGELAQGAARLEDEIYVLAGERFNIGSPKQLGDILFGKMGLAGGSKTKTGQWSTSAQVLEDLAAAGFELPRKIVDWRQVTKLKSTYTDALPGYVHAETKRVHTSYSLASTTTGRLSSSEPNLQNIPVRTAEGRKIRTAFISTLGHKLISADYSQIELRVLAHVAEIPQLTKAFEDGVDIHAMTASEMFGVPVEGMPGEVRRRAKAINFGIIYGISAFGLANQLSIERSEAGDYIKKYFERFPGIRDYMESRKAMARDKGYVETIFGRRINYPEIRSSNPSVRAFNERAAINAPIQGSAADVIRRAMIKMEPALAEVGLGDRVRMLLQVHDELIFEVEDEDVEKAMPIIVSVMENATMPALEMRVPLRVDARAASNWDEAH from the coding sequence ATGAAAAAAGGCGATCACCTCTTCCTAATCGATGGTTCCGGATTCATCTTCCGGGCGTTTCATGCACTGCCACCGCTGACCCGCAAGACCGATGGCCTGCCGATCGGCGCCGTTTCCGGTTTCTGCAACATGCTGTGGAAGTTGTTGAGGGATGCGCGCAATACCGATGTCGGCGTGACGCCGACACACCTTGCAGTCATCTTCGATTATTCCGCCAAGACGTTTCGCAAGGATCTTTACGACGCATATAAGGCGAACCGGTCCGCCCCGCCGGAGGAGCTCATCCCGCAATTTGGCCTGATCCGCCAAGCCACCCGCGCCTTCAACCTGCCCTGCATCGAGACCGAAGGTTTTGAGGCCGACGATATCATCGCCACTTACGCCCGCCAGGCTGAGGCATCCGGCGCCGATGTCACCATCGTCTCCTCCGACAAGGACCTGATGCAGCTCGTCAGTCCCAATGTCCATATGTATGACAGCATGAAGGACAAGCAGATCGGCATTCCTGACGTCATCGAGAAATGGGGCGTGCCGCCAGAAAAGATGATCGATCTGCAGGCGATGACCGGTGATTCCGTCGACAATGTTCCCGGAATTCCCGGCATCGGCCCGAAAACCGCCGCCCAGCTTCTTGAGGAATACGGCGATCTCGACACGCTGCTCGAACGCGCCACCGAGATCAAGCAGGTCAAGCGCCGCGAGACGATCCTCGCCAATATCGATATGGCGAGGCTCTCGCGCGACCTCGTGCGGCTGCGCACCGATGTGCCGCTCGATCTCGATCTCGACGCGCTGGTGCTGGAGCCGCAGAACGGCCCGAAGCTGATAGGCTTCCTCAAGACCATGGAATTCACGACGCTGACGCGCCGCGTCGCCGAAGTCTGCGATTGCGATGCGAACGCCATCGAACCGGCGATCGTCAACGTCGAATGGGGTAAGGCTGCCCACGGCCCCGATCTCGATGCGGCCGAGCCGGCCCCCGTTGCCGGCGGCATCCCCGAGGTTTCCGGCGAATCGGTGCCGGTGCCAGCCCGTGCGAAGGCAAAGACCGCCGTCGAAGGCGCCTTCTCACCCGCCGATCTTGCCAAGGCGCGCGCCGACGCCTTTGCGACGCTGCCCTTCGATCATTCGGCCTATGTGACGATCCGCGATCTGGCGACGCTCGACCGGTGGATCGCCGATGCGCGCGATACCGGCCTCGTTGCTTTCGATACCGAGACCACCTCGCTCGATGCGATGCAGGCCGAGCTTGTCGGCTTTTCGCTGGCGATCGCCGACAATGTGGCCGATCCCACCGGCACCAAGATCCGCGCCGCCTATGTGCCGCTCACCCACAAGAACGGCGTCGGCGATCTGCTCGGCGGCGGCCTTGTCGAAAACCAGGTCGCCATGCGCGATGCCTTGCCGCGGCTGAAGGCATTGCTGGAGGACGGGGCGGTTCTCAAGGTCGCGCAGAACCTGAAATACGACTATCTGCTGTTGAAGCGCTACGGCATCGAGACCAGGAGTTTCGACGACACGATGTTGATCTCCTACGTGCTCGACGCCGGCACCGGCGCCCATGGCATGGACCCGCTCTCGGAAAAATTCCTCGGTCATACCCCGATCCCCTACAAGGACGTGGCCGGCAGCGGCAAAGCGAATGTCACCTTCGATCTCGTCGATATCGATCGCGCCACCCATTATGCGGCCGAGGATGCCGACGTGACGCTGCGCCTCTGGCTGGTGCTGAAGCCACGGCTGGCGGCGGCAGGACTGACCAGCGTTTATGAACGGCTGGAGCGGCCGCTGCTGCCGGTGCTGGCGCGCATGGAAGCGCGCGGCATCACCGTCGACCGGCAGATCCTGTCGCGCCTGTCCGGCGAGCTGGCCCAGGGCGCCGCCAGGCTGGAAGACGAGATTTATGTGCTGGCCGGCGAGCGCTTCAATATCGGCTCGCCGAAGCAGCTGGGCGACATCCTGTTCGGCAAGATGGGCCTTGCCGGCGGCAGCAAGACCAAAACCGGGCAATGGTCCACCTCCGCGCAGGTGCTCGAGGATTTGGCCGCCGCCGGTTTCGAGCTGCCGCGCAAAATCGTCGACTGGCGCCAGGTCACCAAGCTGAAGTCCACTTATACCGACGCGCTCCCGGGCTATGTCCACGCAGAAACCAAACGGGTCCACACCTCCTATTCGCTGGCATCGACGACGACGGGACGCCTGTCCTCCTCCGAGCCGAACCTGCAGAACATTCCGGTGCGCACCGCCGAAGGCCGCAAGATCCGCACCGCCTTCATCTCGACACTTGGCCACAAGCTGATTTCTGCCGACTACAGCCAGATCGAATTGCGCGTGCTTGCCCATGTGGCCGAGATCCCGCAGCTGACCAAGGCCTTCGAGGATGGCGTCGACATTCACGCGATGACCGCGTCGGAAATGTTCGGTGTGCCGGTCGAGGGCATGCCGGGCGAGGTGCGTCGCCGCGCCAAGGCGATCAATTTCGGCATCATCTACGGCATCTCGGCCTTCGGCCTCGCCAATCAGCTATCGATAGAGCGTTCGGAAGCCGGCGACTACATCAAGAAGTATTTCGAGCGTTTCCCGGGCATCCGCGACTATATGGAAAGCCGAAAGGCCATGGCGCGCGACAAGGGTTATGTCGAGACGATCTTCGGGCGGCGAATCAACTATCCCGAAATCCGCTCTTCCAACCCGTCGGTACGCGCCTTCAACGAGCGTGCGGCGATCAACGCGCCGATCCAGGGCTCGGCTGCCGACGTCATTCGCCGGGCGATGATCAAGATGGAGCCGGCGCTGGCTGAAGTCGGCCTTGGCGATCGCGTCCGCATGCTGCTGCAGGTGCATGACGAACTCATCTTCGAAGTCGAGGACGAGGATGTCGAAAAGGCGATGCCGATCATCGTCTCGGTCATGGAAAACGCCACCATGCCGGCGCTCGAAATGCGCGTGCCGCTGAGGGTCGATGCGCGCGCTGCCAGCAATTGGGACGAGGCGCATTGA
- the phnN gene encoding phosphonate metabolism protein/1,5-bisphosphokinase (PRPP-forming) PhnN: MSPYEPHPGAGAERGIMVVVVGPSGAGKDTLMNLAARHFAGRADVHFTRRVITRHRDAGGEDHLSVSLEGFAAMEQSGSFAVWWEAHGLKYGIPAEVSVALSRGHVVVANGSRSALHRFQAAFPRLKVINVTARPEVLASRLEARGRETHEDIMARLARGPLTVRGDYDVAELDNSGSLEEAKQKMVTILDGLLAEIH, translated from the coding sequence ATGAGCCCTTACGAACCCCATCCAGGAGCCGGAGCCGAGCGCGGCATCATGGTCGTCGTCGTCGGGCCGAGCGGCGCCGGCAAGGACACGCTGATGAACCTCGCCGCGCGGCATTTCGCCGGCCGCGCCGACGTACATTTCACCCGCCGCGTCATCACCCGCCACCGCGACGCCGGCGGCGAAGACCATCTTTCCGTCTCCCTCGAAGGGTTTGCCGCGATGGAGCAGTCGGGCTCCTTCGCCGTCTGGTGGGAGGCGCATGGCTTGAAATATGGTATTCCGGCCGAGGTCTCGGTGGCATTGTCGCGCGGCCATGTCGTTGTCGCCAACGGCTCGCGCTCGGCGCTTCACCGTTTCCAGGCGGCTTTCCCGCGGCTCAAGGTGATCAACGTCACCGCTCGCCCGGAAGTGCTCGCGAGCCGGCTGGAGGCGCGCGGGCGCGAGACGCATGAGGATATCATGGCGCGGCTTGCCCGCGGGCCGCTGACGGTGCGCGGCGACTACGACGTGGCGGAGCTCGACAATAGCGGCTCGCTCGAAGAGGCCAAGCAGAAGATGGTCACGATCCTCGACGGGCTGCTCGCCGAGATTCACTGA
- the phnE gene encoding phosphonate ABC transporter, permease protein PhnE — MTVIDANRMHEIETRYPEYFHRSFRQRFGGLMILIATLLYGLYAVWFFDLPKLFAEAHWERVGIYLSQWVSYDVQPEFRIGDDGSIDIRYPRFSPLGDNPHPDWLVNNPDGSITVSISGTSRTVTVSKSETIVTAHGISVPVEVSSGAPKVVGPVPGWMTVYDDNVLADLGFAGDVSISVDRVKIRKRFIGWANFIFDTQSSFFDKPVGEVVSLIVSGPRIKPDQSNLALAFDDIWNNSEWQHGDVWTKLFQTIVMAFLGTLLGSLTAFPLAFLAARNITPNRLLNQILKRFFDFLRSVDMLIWALFLTRAFGPGPLAGSGAIFLTETGTLGKLYSEGLENIDNKPREGIKSTGAQTVLVHRYGIMPQIVPVIVSQTLYQWESNVRGATIIGAVGAGGIGLKLWEAMRTNANWENVAYMVILILIVVFIFDAASNALRHRLMGTKTH, encoded by the coding sequence ATGACGGTGATCGACGCAAACCGCATGCATGAGATAGAAACGCGCTATCCGGAATATTTCCACCGGTCGTTCCGCCAGCGTTTCGGCGGGCTGATGATCCTGATCGCGACGCTGCTCTATGGCCTCTATGCCGTCTGGTTCTTCGACCTGCCTAAGCTTTTCGCCGAAGCCCATTGGGAGCGCGTCGGCATCTATCTCAGCCAATGGGTGAGCTACGACGTTCAGCCGGAATTCCGCATCGGGGATGACGGTTCGATCGATATCCGCTATCCACGCTTCTCGCCTCTCGGCGACAATCCGCATCCGGACTGGTTGGTCAACAATCCCGATGGCAGCATCACGGTTTCGATCAGCGGCACCAGCCGCACCGTCACCGTCTCGAAGAGCGAGACGATCGTCACCGCGCATGGCATCAGCGTTCCCGTCGAGGTTTCGAGCGGTGCGCCGAAAGTTGTCGGGCCGGTGCCCGGCTGGATGACCGTCTATGACGACAATGTGCTCGCCGATCTCGGCTTTGCCGGCGACGTCAGCATTTCCGTCGACCGGGTGAAGATCCGCAAGCGTTTCATCGGCTGGGCGAATTTCATCTTCGACACGCAATCGTCCTTCTTCGACAAGCCGGTCGGCGAGGTCGTCAGTCTCATCGTTTCCGGCCCGCGCATCAAGCCCGACCAGTCCAACCTGGCGCTCGCCTTCGACGACATTTGGAACAACAGCGAATGGCAGCACGGCGATGTCTGGACCAAGCTTTTCCAGACGATCGTCATGGCATTCCTCGGAACGCTGCTCGGCTCGCTCACAGCCTTCCCGCTGGCCTTCCTGGCGGCGCGCAACATCACGCCGAACCGGCTGCTCAATCAGATCCTGAAGCGCTTTTTCGATTTCCTGCGCTCGGTCGACATGCTGATCTGGGCGCTGTTCCTGACGCGCGCCTTCGGGCCTGGCCCGCTTGCCGGCAGCGGCGCGATCTTCCTCACCGAGACCGGCACGCTCGGCAAGCTCTATTCCGAAGGGCTGGAGAATATCGACAACAAGCCACGGGAAGGCATCAAATCGACCGGCGCTCAGACCGTGCTCGTCCATCGTTACGGCATTATGCCGCAGATCGTTCCCGTCATCGTCAGCCAGACGCTCTACCAATGGGAATCGAACGTGCGCGGCGCGACCATCATCGGCGCCGTCGGCGCGGGCGGCATCGGCCTCAAATTGTGGGAGGCCATGCGCACCAACGCCAACTGGGAAAACGTCGCCTACATGGTCATCCTGATCCTGATCGTTGTGTTCATTTTCGACGCCGCCTCGAACGCGCTGCGCCACCGGCTGATGGGCACGAAAACCCACTGA
- the phnE gene encoding phosphonate ABC transporter, permease protein PhnE: protein MTIADTQPHMQSTQEIGTAWERMVAKRRFYTILGLVILIAAFVSSVRFADESNAGHFFDRLPHIFDFLSWLIPRDWNDVWRALFDIASVNDKGGEEFNFDKGRVYVWGAFYIPEYFELMIVTINVALISTIVAFVFAVPLSFFAARNLTSSWPLRIVAKRLMEFLRAFPEIVIAGLFSAILSIGPVAAIIAITLHTIGALGKLFYEVAENIDMKPDEGMKAVGANWWERVRFAALPQVLPNFTSYALLRLEINVRASTIIGAVGGGGIGEELKLSISRGFGAKTMALVLLLFVTIVAVDQFSAWLRRRLVGEHAFLLQH from the coding sequence ATGACTATTGCCGATACACAGCCGCACATGCAGAGCACGCAGGAGATCGGCACCGCCTGGGAGCGGATGGTCGCCAAGCGCCGCTTCTACACTATCCTCGGCCTGGTTATCTTGATTGCGGCCTTCGTCAGTTCCGTCCGCTTCGCCGACGAGAGCAATGCCGGCCATTTCTTCGACCGCCTGCCGCATATCTTCGACTTCCTGAGCTGGCTCATCCCCAGGGACTGGAACGATGTCTGGCGTGCGCTGTTCGACATTGCGAGCGTCAACGACAAGGGCGGCGAGGAATTCAATTTCGACAAGGGCCGCGTCTACGTCTGGGGCGCTTTCTACATCCCCGAATATTTCGAGCTGATGATCGTCACGATCAACGTGGCGCTGATCTCGACGATCGTCGCTTTTGTCTTTGCCGTTCCCTTGAGCTTCTTTGCCGCCCGCAACCTGACCAGTTCATGGCCGCTGCGCATCGTCGCCAAGCGCCTGATGGAATTTTTGCGCGCCTTCCCTGAGATCGTTATCGCCGGCCTGTTTTCCGCGATCCTGTCGATCGGGCCGGTGGCTGCCATCATCGCCATCACCCTGCACACGATCGGCGCGCTCGGTAAACTCTTCTACGAAGTGGCCGAGAATATCGACATGAAACCCGATGAGGGCATGAAAGCCGTCGGCGCCAACTGGTGGGAGCGCGTCCGCTTCGCCGCTCTGCCGCAAGTGCTGCCGAATTTCACCTCCTATGCGCTCTTACGCCTCGAGATCAACGTGCGCGCCTCGACCATCATCGGCGCCGTCGGCGGCGGCGGCATCGGCGAGGAGTTGAAGCTTTCGATCTCGCGCGGCTTCGGCGCCAAGACGATGGCGCTCGTTCTGCTGCTGTTCGTGACGATCGTCGCCGTCGACCAATTCTCCGCATGGCTGCGCCGCCGCCTCGTCGGCGAGCACGCCTTCCTTCTGCAACATTGA